From a single Eleginops maclovinus isolate JMC-PN-2008 ecotype Puerto Natales chromosome 20, JC_Emac_rtc_rv5, whole genome shotgun sequence genomic region:
- the LOC134882378 gene encoding SAM pointed domain-containing Ets transcription factor produces the protein MSNPVGSLSEGTVYRSPIGMTEDSLAVLEQNRVSGEPWDIGETKPCVEGPERGVYLSCFDMLLTEEATWLVKVSEASPAVAVPMYRMEPEEEPEQCPVIDSQEQGLSPGLEGQEEERSLEQVQSMVVGEVLKDIETACKLLNITPDPIEWNTANVQKWLLWTEHLYRLPHAGKAFMDLTGKDLCAMSEEEFRQRSPECGDTLHAHLDIWKSAAWMKERCSVGDTKTTVGQDLWSEADSSCSGQPIHLWQFLRELLLKPHSYGRCIRWLNKEKGIFKIEDSAHVARLWGLRKNRPAMNYDKLSRSIRQYYKKGIIRKPDVSQRLVYQFVHPV, from the exons ATGTCTAATCCAGTGGGCAGTTTATCAGAAGGCACAGTGTATAGATCCCCGATTGGGATGACAGAGGACTCCCTGGCTGTCCTGGAGCAAAACAGAGTCTCTGGAGAGCCCTGGGACATCGGGGAGACCAAACCATGCGTGGAGGGCCCAGAGCGTGGTGTCTATCTGTCCTGTTTCGACATGCTTCTCACAGAAGAAGCCACTTGGCTGGTGAAAGTTTCTGAAGCTTCTCCAGCTGTGGCTGTACCCATGTACCGTATGGAGCCTGAGGAAGAACCAGAGCAGTGCCCCGTCATTGACAGCCAGGAACAGGGACTCTCTCCTGGGCTGGAGGGGCAGGAGGAGGAACGGTCCCTGGAGCAGGTGCagagcatggtggtgggagaAGTGCTAAAGGACATTGAAACAGCCTGCAAACTGCTCAACATCACCCCAG ACCCCATAGAGTGGAACACAGCAAATGTCCAGAAGTGGCTGCTGTGGACTGAACATCTGTACAGGTTGCCCCACGCAGGAAAGGCCTTCATGGATCTGACAGGCAAGGATCTGTGTGCCATGAGTGAGGAGGAGTTTCGCCAGCGTTCACCGGAGTGTGGAGACACGCTGCATGCACACCTGGACATCTGgaagtcag CTGCCTGGATGAAAGAGAGGTGTTCAGTTGGAGATACAAAAACTACAG ttGGTCAGGATCTTTGGTCTGAGGCAGATTCCTCTTGTTCTGGTCAGCCCATCCATCTGTGGCAGTTCctcagagagctgctgctgaaacCTCACAGCTACGGACGCTGCATCCGCTGgctcaacaaagagaaag GTATTTTTAAAATCGAAGACTCTGCTCACGTGGCGAGACTATGGGGACTCAGAAAGAACCGACCTGCCATGAACTATGACAAACTGAGCCGCTCCATACGTCAGTACTACAAGAAGGGCATCATCCGCAAGCCTGACGTGTCCCAGAGACTGGTCTACCAGTTTGTTCACCCAGTGTGA